From the genome of Candidatus Electrothrix communis, one region includes:
- the nspC gene encoding carboxynorspermidine decarboxylase, which yields MAESCLGGLMKLATPYYLIDEARLLKNLERIQLVREQAGAKSVLALKCFSTWPVFNLMRQYMDGTTSSSWYEARLGYEEFGKEVHAYSVAFAEEEIEELSKISDKIIFNSVTQLKQFAGKTEHLARGLRLNPQVSFSDYDLADPARPYSRLGVVDIPPPEVTELISGAMLHYNCENDDFDNFSSVLEQIGERYKDLLHQLDWLSLGGGVSFTGDDYPLGKFIEKLKAFSEQFNIQLYLEPGEAAITESTTLVTTVLDIVHNERDIAIVDSSIEAHMLDLLTYQEAASIKGGSPDGAFQYIIAGRSCLAGDVFGEYRSDVPLRPGDQLQIADAGGYTMVKMNWFNGLNMPSIVIKRLDGSYDTVKTFSYQDFKQNFGTEAFAHKSGFG from the coding sequence ATGGCGGAAAGCTGCCTAGGGGGATTGATGAAGCTTGCTACGCCTTACTATCTTATTGACGAGGCGAGGCTGCTGAAGAACCTGGAACGGATTCAGCTGGTTCGAGAACAGGCCGGGGCGAAGTCAGTCCTGGCCCTGAAGTGTTTTTCCACTTGGCCTGTTTTCAACCTCATGCGTCAATATATGGACGGCACCACGAGCAGCTCTTGGTATGAGGCCCGGCTCGGCTATGAAGAATTCGGCAAGGAAGTACACGCGTACAGCGTTGCTTTTGCTGAAGAGGAGATTGAAGAGTTAAGCAAGATCTCTGATAAAATCATTTTTAACTCTGTTACTCAGCTGAAGCAGTTTGCCGGGAAAACAGAACATCTGGCCAGAGGGTTGCGCCTTAACCCCCAGGTCAGTTTCTCAGATTATGATTTAGCCGATCCGGCCCGACCCTATTCCAGGCTGGGGGTTGTTGATATTCCTCCGCCGGAGGTGACAGAGCTGATCAGCGGGGCTATGTTGCACTATAACTGTGAAAACGATGACTTTGATAATTTTTCCTCCGTATTGGAGCAGATAGGGGAGAGGTATAAAGATTTATTGCATCAGTTGGATTGGCTGAGTTTAGGCGGTGGAGTCTCTTTTACCGGTGATGATTATCCCCTGGGGAAATTCATTGAAAAACTTAAGGCATTCAGCGAGCAATTCAATATACAGCTTTATCTGGAGCCGGGTGAGGCTGCAATCACTGAATCCACCACGCTCGTTACCACGGTGTTGGATATTGTCCATAATGAACGCGATATCGCCATCGTGGACAGCTCCATCGAGGCTCATATGCTTGATCTGTTGACCTATCAGGAAGCAGCGAGCATCAAAGGGGGCTCACCCGACGGAGCATTTCAGTACATCATTGCCGGAAGATCCTGTCTGGCAGGGGATGTTTTCGGTGAATATCGCAGTGATGTTCCCCTACGGCCGGGCGATCAGCTTCAGATTGCCGATGCCGGTGGGTATACTATGGTAAAGATGAATTGGTTCAATGGCCTGAACATGCCTTCAATTGTTATCAAGCGGCTAGACGGCAGCTACGATACAGTGAAGACTTTTTCTTACCAGGACTTTAAACAGAATTTTGGAACTGAAGCTTTTGCCCATAAGAGTGGTTTCGGTTGA
- a CDS encoding UvrD-helicase domain-containing protein, protein MPYIADLHIHSRYSRATSKASNLHGLAAWAAIKGIDVVATGDFTHPGWFAHLADNLEPAEPGLFRLKKHPNFDELAPILPPGVQPDTSHIRFLLSAEISSIYKRGGKVRKIHNLLYAPDLDAARRINTVLAGIGNLHSDGRPILGLDSKILLEILLEQAPEGFLVPAHIWTPWFSLFGSKSGFDAIEECFDDLSSEIFALETGLSSDPEMNRHISALDRFSLISNSDCHSPSKLGREVNIFATDLSFPALKEALRNPVDEQGKQRFQATVEFYPEEGKYHCDGHRKCGVCLEPAQTVEAEGICPQCGRPMTIGVLYRVMELADREKPQWPEGSPAVHSLIPLAEMLGELFNCGPTTKKVNTVYGKLINQFGSEFTILLDTPIEELNTASPLLGTAIQRVRENKVIRKPGFDGEFGVIRVFEEHEQEQLAGQLNLFGVTPAKPRKKKTKTAVISRQKTQVSRLPAKKTLNPEQQAAVESEAGRIIVQAGPGTGKTHTLVQRVVRLLAQKQGAITVITFTNKAAEELRQRLASVNEKERGENKEQSVRVDTFHGFCLHWLRQHNPDLQLAGPEMRTWIFRKQYPQLSEQERKQLRREAGLFLAEQAVLQKPADYPEAALHLQPYFTSLREQNLLDLDEIVPACTALLLNDTNFGEALRKSTTHLLVDEFQDLNAAQYELVRLLAETATVFAIGDPDQAIYGFRGSRPAWFQRFVTEKQPEFHRLTTNYRNGADILKAAETVIATNHANHAEREVREKNGAEAASDNTGALFRHLAPSAKAEANFIAGQIQQLIGGTSHREIDRISGSTNNADGGLALSDIAVLYRTSRQAEAVAQALAERTLPCQLVDMQPFYLHGEIKLLYYRLLLAAERIDAAELLFLLAQEKGIGAKTLAAAESVLSQDKGRQPLAALSASMLPKTLEKCVRKLNELAARLTEQESVTDAVDLLCEEYALDREAPELIRFRQMATSAPSLPAFAEHLRKHQDSLIYDERAEAVLLATLHAAKGLEFRAVFMVGCEEGLLPLSPRSELTAEAEQEHIAEERRLFFVGMTRAAEVLYLTGAKERLGFAGVEQRTPSRFLSEVPPELLQDPLIVQKQQKKKAGKQLSLF, encoded by the coding sequence ATGCCCTATATCGCCGACCTCCACATCCACTCCCGCTACTCCAGAGCCACCAGCAAGGCCAGTAACCTGCACGGCCTAGCAGCCTGGGCAGCCATCAAAGGTATTGACGTTGTCGCCACCGGCGATTTCACCCATCCGGGTTGGTTCGCCCATCTGGCCGATAACCTGGAACCGGCAGAGCCTGGTCTCTTCCGCCTCAAAAAGCACCCGAACTTTGACGAGCTGGCCCCGATTCTTCCACCCGGTGTACAGCCGGACACCTCGCATATCCGTTTCCTCCTCAGTGCCGAAATCAGCTCAATCTATAAGCGAGGCGGCAAGGTGCGCAAGATCCATAACCTGCTCTATGCCCCTGATCTGGACGCGGCCCGGCGGATCAACACGGTGCTGGCCGGGATCGGCAATCTCCATTCCGACGGACGGCCCATCCTCGGTCTGGATTCCAAGATCCTCCTGGAAATCCTGCTGGAACAGGCCCCGGAAGGTTTCCTGGTGCCCGCCCATATCTGGACCCCCTGGTTCTCCCTGTTCGGGTCCAAGTCCGGCTTTGACGCCATTGAGGAATGCTTTGACGACCTGAGCAGCGAGATCTTTGCTCTGGAGACCGGCCTGTCTTCAGACCCGGAGATGAACCGCCATATCTCGGCCCTGGATCGCTTTTCCCTGATCTCCAATTCCGACTGCCATTCCCCCTCCAAGCTGGGCCGGGAGGTCAATATCTTTGCCACGGACCTGAGCTTTCCCGCCCTCAAGGAGGCCCTGCGTAACCCCGTTGATGAGCAAGGCAAGCAACGCTTCCAGGCCACGGTGGAATTCTACCCGGAAGAGGGGAAGTACCATTGCGACGGCCACCGCAAATGCGGGGTCTGCCTGGAACCTGCCCAAACCGTAGAGGCAGAGGGTATCTGCCCACAATGCGGCAGACCCATGACCATAGGGGTGCTCTACCGGGTCATGGAGCTGGCTGATCGGGAGAAGCCGCAATGGCCCGAGGGTTCTCCGGCGGTCCACAGCCTGATTCCGCTGGCCGAGATGCTGGGCGAACTCTTCAACTGCGGACCAACCACCAAGAAGGTGAACACGGTTTACGGCAAGCTGATCAATCAATTCGGTTCTGAATTCACCATCCTCTTGGATACACCCATTGAGGAGCTGAATACGGCCTCGCCCCTGCTGGGCACGGCTATCCAGCGGGTGCGGGAAAATAAGGTCATCCGCAAGCCCGGCTTTGACGGCGAGTTTGGAGTAATCCGGGTCTTTGAGGAGCATGAACAGGAGCAACTGGCTGGTCAGCTCAACCTTTTCGGCGTGACCCCGGCCAAGCCCCGCAAGAAAAAGACCAAAACAGCGGTGATCAGCAGGCAGAAGACCCAGGTCAGCCGCCTACCTGCCAAAAAAACACTGAACCCGGAACAGCAGGCTGCGGTGGAATCTGAGGCTGGCCGAATTATTGTCCAGGCGGGACCGGGTACCGGCAAGACCCACACCCTGGTGCAGCGGGTTGTCCGGCTGTTGGCGCAGAAGCAGGGGGCGATCACGGTCATCACCTTTACCAATAAGGCAGCCGAAGAGCTCCGCCAGCGACTGGCCTCGGTGAATGAAAAAGAACGCGGGGAAAACAAAGAACAATCTGTACGGGTGGATACCTTCCACGGCTTCTGTCTCCATTGGCTGCGCCAGCATAATCCCGATCTGCAACTAGCCGGGCCGGAAATGCGGACCTGGATTTTCCGCAAACAGTATCCCCAGCTCAGCGAGCAGGAGCGCAAACAACTGCGCCGGGAGGCAGGTCTCTTTCTTGCTGAGCAGGCGGTCCTACAGAAACCGGCTGATTACCCGGAGGCCGCCCTCCACCTCCAGCCCTATTTCACCTCTCTTCGCGAACAGAACCTGCTGGATCTGGATGAGATCGTCCCGGCCTGCACCGCCCTGTTACTCAACGACACAAATTTCGGTGAGGCGCTGCGTAAGTCCACGACCCATCTACTGGTGGATGAATTTCAAGACCTGAACGCGGCCCAGTACGAGCTGGTTCGCCTGCTGGCTGAAACAGCCACCGTCTTTGCCATCGGTGACCCGGATCAGGCCATTTACGGCTTTCGCGGTTCCCGGCCTGCCTGGTTCCAACGCTTTGTCACGGAAAAGCAGCCCGAGTTCCACCGGCTGACAACCAATTACCGCAACGGGGCTGATATCCTCAAGGCTGCCGAGACGGTCATTGCGACCAATCATGCCAATCATGCGGAGAGGGAAGTGCGCGAGAAAAACGGGGCCGAGGCTGCCTCGGACAACACCGGTGCTCTCTTTCGCCACCTTGCCCCGAGTGCCAAGGCAGAGGCTAATTTCATTGCCGGGCAAATCCAACAGCTCATCGGCGGCACCTCCCACCGGGAGATTGATCGCATCAGTGGATCAACAAACAACGCGGATGGCGGCCTGGCCCTGTCCGACATTGCCGTGCTCTATCGCACCTCTCGGCAGGCCGAAGCCGTTGCCCAGGCCCTGGCCGAACGTACCCTTCCCTGCCAGCTGGTTGATATGCAGCCCTTTTACCTGCACGGCGAGATAAAACTCCTCTACTACCGGCTTCTGCTGGCCGCAGAGCGGATTGATGCAGCAGAGCTGCTCTTTCTTCTTGCTCAGGAAAAGGGTATCGGTGCCAAGACCCTGGCTGCTGCCGAGTCGGTGCTCAGCCAGGACAAGGGTAGGCAACCGCTGGCGGCCCTTTCTGCGTCTATGTTACCAAAAACGCTTGAGAAATGTGTCAGAAAGTTGAACGAGCTTGCGGCTCGACTGACCGAGCAAGAATCTGTTACTGATGCGGTGGATCTGCTCTGCGAAGAATACGCATTGGACCGGGAAGCGCCTGAGCTGATCCGCTTCCGCCAGATGGCCACCTCTGCCCCTTCCCTGCCCGCCTTTGCCGAGCATCTCCGCAAGCACCAGGACAGCCTGATCTACGATGAGCGGGCCGAGGCTGTGCTGCTGGCCACCCTGCATGCAGCCAAGGGACTGGAGTTCCGGGCCGTATTTATGGTCGGATGCGAAGAGGGGCTCCTGCCCCTGAGCCCGCGCAGCGAACTTACCGCAGAGGCGGAGCAGGAGCATATTGCCGAGGAACGGCGGCTCTTCTTTGTCGGTATGACCAGGGCTGCTGAGGTGTTGTACCTGACTGGGGCCAAGGAGCGGCTGGGCTTTGCCGGAGTTGAGCAACGGACGCCGTCCCGCTTCCTGAGTGAGGTTCCGCCGGAGCTGTTGCAGGATCCGCTGATTGTGCAGAAGCAGCAGAAAAAGAAAGCAGGGAAGCAGTTGAGTTTGTTTTAA
- a CDS encoding saccharopine dehydrogenase family protein has translation MKKNVLIIGAGGVGAVAAHKCGQYNDLLGDICLASRTRSKCEKIITGIREKGNLKDTGKKLSAKQVDAGEIDNVVRLIKETGSEIVINVGTAFVNMPILDACIETGAAYIDTAVHEEVEVVNADYPWYAEFEWKRRSLCEQNKVTAVLGAGFDPGVVNAYSAYALKHEFDKINEIDIMDVNSGDHGKFFATNFDPEINLREIVEQVGYWEDRQWKECEHHSRSMEYDFPEVGRHKLYLMGHDEVHSLSVNLDVDAVRFWMGFSDHYINCFNVLENIGLLNHKTVTTAEGLEVVPLKVLKACLPDPASLAPGYTGKTCIGNLIKGEKDGREKKIFIYNICDHQQCYKDVESQAISYTAGVPPVAAALLIADGRWDVQAMKNVEELDPDPFLELLGTMGLPTETQTLIS, from the coding sequence ATGAAAAAAAATGTGTTGATTATCGGGGCTGGCGGGGTAGGGGCGGTGGCAGCCCATAAATGCGGCCAATATAATGATTTGCTCGGTGATATCTGCCTTGCCTCACGAACCCGAAGCAAATGCGAAAAGATTATTACCGGTATCAGGGAAAAAGGCAATCTTAAGGATACTGGAAAAAAACTCTCTGCCAAGCAGGTGGACGCCGGTGAAATCGATAATGTGGTACGGCTGATCAAGGAAACCGGTTCGGAAATCGTGATCAATGTCGGCACCGCCTTTGTCAATATGCCCATTCTGGATGCCTGTATTGAAACCGGGGCTGCGTATATTGACACGGCGGTTCATGAGGAGGTTGAGGTGGTTAATGCCGACTATCCTTGGTATGCTGAATTTGAATGGAAGCGCAGATCGTTATGCGAACAAAATAAAGTTACCGCTGTTTTAGGAGCCGGATTCGATCCGGGAGTTGTCAATGCCTACAGTGCGTATGCTTTAAAGCATGAGTTTGATAAAATCAACGAGATTGACATTATGGATGTCAACTCCGGTGATCACGGTAAATTTTTTGCCACCAATTTTGATCCTGAAATCAACCTGCGGGAGATTGTCGAGCAGGTCGGTTATTGGGAAGATCGGCAATGGAAGGAATGTGAACATCACAGCCGGTCAATGGAGTATGATTTTCCGGAAGTCGGCAGGCATAAACTCTATCTGATGGGCCATGACGAGGTGCATTCTCTGTCCGTCAACCTTGATGTGGATGCCGTTCGTTTCTGGATGGGCTTCAGCGACCATTATATCAATTGTTTCAACGTGCTTGAGAATATCGGTTTATTAAACCATAAAACCGTAACAACAGCTGAAGGATTGGAGGTGGTTCCGCTCAAGGTGCTCAAGGCCTGTCTGCCCGACCCGGCTTCCTTGGCACCCGGTTATACCGGTAAAACCTGTATTGGTAACCTGATAAAAGGGGAAAAAGACGGTAGGGAGAAAAAGATTTTTATCTATAATATCTGTGATCATCAGCAATGTTATAAAGACGTTGAGTCGCAGGCTATCTCCTATACCGCCGGGGTGCCGCCGGTTGCTGCTGCTCTGTTGATAGCTGACGGCAGATGGGATGTGCAGGCCATGAAAAATGTGGAAGAGCTTGACCCTGATCCTTTTCTTGAGCTGCTGGGGACTATGGGCCTGCCCACTGAAACACAAACTTTGATCTCCTGA
- a CDS encoding cell envelope integrity protein TolA, giving the protein MSEYQYYEFQAIDKPLSQKDQQVLRDISSRAQITSTNFVNEYNYGNFKGNPLKLVEKYFDAFLYVSNWGIHQLLLRIPRKLIDLDLASKYCIGDSWTIYEKGDYLIFDFTSETEDYDWEEGEGYLSPLISLRSDLIQGDYRCLYLAWLFCAQMDELEDDEEEPPVPANLGNLNASLESFADFMRIDKDLIQVAAEKSIAEQKSIQNDQKLKIWVDELPKSEKDTIIFRLINDGDPHIGNELLQRFRKTQSIKAPKSKEKKSRTVMTLLQKAEAYTKEKDRQIAEQKAKEKARKVKEAAIAREKYLNGLAGRENEIWEKVNALILTRTPKSYDEAVDLLIDLKDFAKKNNATSLFKSKLMIIQEEHRRKPSFIRRLDSANL; this is encoded by the coding sequence ATGAGTGAATACCAGTATTATGAATTTCAGGCCATAGACAAACCTTTATCTCAAAAAGATCAACAAGTGCTTCGGGATATATCCTCCAGAGCGCAAATCACCTCCACAAATTTTGTCAATGAATACAACTATGGCAACTTCAAAGGTAACCCATTAAAGCTGGTAGAAAAATATTTTGATGCCTTTTTATATGTCTCCAACTGGGGAATCCATCAGCTTCTTCTGAGAATTCCACGAAAATTAATAGATTTGGATCTGGCAAGTAAATATTGCATCGGAGATAGTTGGACTATCTATGAAAAGGGAGATTACCTGATCTTTGATTTTACATCTGAAACCGAAGATTATGATTGGGAAGAAGGTGAAGGTTATCTCTCTCCATTGATTTCATTACGTTCTGATCTTATCCAGGGGGACTATCGATGCTTGTATCTTGCCTGGCTCTTTTGTGCGCAGATGGATGAGCTAGAAGACGATGAAGAAGAACCGCCTGTTCCTGCAAATCTTGGAAATTTAAATGCTTCCCTTGAAAGTTTCGCAGATTTCATGCGGATCGATAAGGATCTTATCCAAGTGGCCGCTGAAAAGAGTATTGCGGAACAAAAATCGATTCAAAATGATCAAAAGCTCAAAATCTGGGTAGATGAGCTGCCCAAGAGCGAAAAAGATACAATTATTTTTCGACTCATCAATGACGGCGATCCTCATATAGGAAACGAGCTATTGCAGCGGTTTAGAAAGACCCAATCAATAAAAGCCCCCAAAAGTAAAGAGAAGAAATCACGCACTGTAATGACACTGCTCCAAAAAGCGGAGGCATACACAAAAGAAAAGGATCGGCAAATCGCTGAACAGAAAGCAAAGGAAAAAGCACGCAAAGTAAAGGAAGCGGCCATCGCAAGAGAAAAATATTTGAACGGACTGGCCGGAAGAGAAAATGAAATCTGGGAGAAAGTTAACGCCCTTATCCTGACCAGAACCCCCAAAAGCTATGATGAAGCGGTTGACCTTCTGATTGATTTGAAGGATTTTGCTAAAAAGAATAATGCAACCAGTTTATTCAAGTCAAAACTGATGATCATTCAGGAAGAGCATAGGCGAAAGCCAAGTTTTATACGTCGTCTTGATTCAGCTAACCTATAA
- a CDS encoding PIN domain-containing protein gives MKKIFIDTNLIVYANDRRDPQKQRKAIELVKELMDNGLGVISTQVLQEYSSVALSKLKQDHAIVLRQLTLLESFDVVLIRPALIRRAIEIRSSYSISFWDSCIISAAESAGCDCIYSEDLNAGQYYSGIKMINPLL, from the coding sequence ATGAAAAAAATATTCATCGACACAAATTTGATCGTTTACGCCAATGATCGCCGTGATCCACAAAAACAGCGTAAGGCTATTGAACTGGTCAAAGAGCTTATGGATAACGGGCTGGGGGTTATTTCTACACAGGTTTTACAAGAATATTCCAGTGTTGCTCTCAGTAAGCTGAAGCAGGATCATGCTATCGTTCTACGCCAGCTCACCCTGCTGGAATCATTTGATGTTGTTCTCATTAGGCCCGCTCTGATTCGGCGTGCAATCGAAATACGAAGCAGTTACAGTATCAGCTTTTGGGACTCCTGCATTATCAGTGCGGCTGAATCAGCCGGGTGCGACTGTATATACTCTGAAGACCTAAATGCGGGACAATATTATTCTGGGATTAAAATGATTAATCCTTTGTTATGA
- a CDS encoding saccharopine dehydrogenase family protein → MKKNVLIIGAGGVAKVAAHKCAQHNDILGDICIASRNREKCEAIIESVQEKGSLKEKKGRLYSRQIDALDIPATSRLIEETDSQIVINLGTSFVNMSVLQACLATGAAYIDTAIHEEPDKICEQPPWYANYEWKYLDACQEKGLTAILGIGFDPGVVNAYCAYAVKHYFDTIDSIDIMDVNAGDHGKYFATNFDPEINFREFTGQVWTWIDRQWVAKPVHSEKQVYDFPTVGEQTIYLTGHDELHSLSKNIDADHIRFWMGFSDHYINCFNVLKNIGLLSEQPVMTAEGLEVVPLKVVKACLPDPASLAPGYTGKTYIGNLVKGKKDGKDREIFIYNTCDHAECYQEVGSQAISYTAGVPPVAAAILIAQGLWDVQRMVNVEELDPDPLIKLLDTIGLSTQVQEKQV, encoded by the coding sequence ATGAAAAAAAATGTATTAATTATCGGGGCGGGCGGGGTTGCAAAGGTTGCGGCTCATAAATGCGCCCAACATAACGATATCCTGGGTGACATATGTATTGCCTCAAGAAACCGGGAGAAATGTGAGGCCATTATAGAGAGTGTCCAGGAAAAAGGGAGCCTGAAAGAGAAGAAGGGGCGGCTTTACTCTCGACAAATTGATGCCTTGGATATCCCGGCAACCAGCCGGTTGATTGAGGAGACCGATTCACAGATTGTGATTAACCTGGGGACCTCTTTTGTTAATATGTCGGTCTTGCAGGCCTGTCTGGCAACAGGGGCGGCTTATATAGATACTGCCATCCATGAGGAGCCGGATAAGATCTGCGAGCAACCGCCCTGGTATGCCAATTATGAATGGAAATACCTGGATGCCTGCCAGGAAAAAGGGCTGACCGCCATTCTCGGGATCGGTTTTGATCCGGGCGTGGTCAATGCCTATTGCGCCTATGCTGTGAAACATTATTTTGATACCATTGACAGTATCGATATTATGGATGTCAATGCCGGTGACCACGGCAAGTATTTTGCCACTAATTTTGACCCAGAGATCAACTTCAGGGAATTCACCGGTCAGGTCTGGACCTGGATTGATCGGCAATGGGTGGCTAAACCGGTCCATTCGGAAAAGCAGGTCTATGACTTTCCCACAGTCGGTGAGCAGACCATCTATCTCACCGGCCATGATGAACTCCACTCCTTATCCAAAAACATTGATGCCGACCATATCCGTTTTTGGATGGGTTTCAGTGATCATTATATCAATTGCTTTAACGTCCTGAAAAATATCGGCCTGCTGTCTGAGCAGCCGGTGATGACAGCAGAGGGGCTGGAGGTGGTGCCGCTCAAGGTGGTCAAGGCCTGCCTGCCTGATCCGGCTTCCTTGGCTCCGGGATATACCGGCAAAACCTATATCGGGAATCTCGTCAAAGGAAAAAAAGACGGCAAGGATCGGGAGATTTTTATCTATAATACCTGTGATCACGCGGAATGCTATCAGGAGGTCGGGTCGCAGGCTATCTCCTATACTGCAGGCGTGCCCCCGGTTGCCGCTGCAATACTCATTGCCCAAGGTCTGTGGGATGTCCAACGGATGGTTAATGTGGAGGAGCTTGATCCTGATCCGCTTATCAAACTGCTCGATACTATAGGATTATCTACCCAAGTTCAGGAAAAGCAGGTTTGA
- a CDS encoding transketolase — translation MSLKFNPAASELTAEEIATLKEMRTRCARRILLSTSLAASGHPGGSLSSLDMLLVAYGLINHDPANPRTEERDRMVESIGHISPGVYSVLAENGYFSEEDFLIGFRRTGSGFPGHVESIVPGVEWDTGNLGQGLSTAVGMAHAFKIQGKKNRVFCLMGDGEQQKGQIAEAIRHAVKYKLDNLTVLIDRNKLQICGNTEDIMPQCMQKLYGGLGFNAVVVKEGHDYQALYQAMRDAYRNISGVPTVLVVKTVMGKGISFMENKAKYHGSPLPADMLADALAELGMDNDFAQWQERRKEPVSTATIMPPRADYPEIQPGAPIVYAADEKTDCRSGYGNALLGLAEANNKPGQPPVIVGVSCDLEGSVKMGDFHKHSPEGYLELGIQEHHAAATAGAMSCENMVTFFSTFGSFAVSEVYNQNRLNDFNHTNIKVVATHIGLDVGEDGPTHQCIDYLGLMKNYFRFSAFVPCDPNQTDRIIRHIACAPGNHFVGMGRSKMPTVTKEDGSVFFDADYVFTPGKADWLRQGADATIITYGAVTPACIEAWQILKDAGKSVGVLNMASLIPMDEQAVVDAAALGPIVTVEDHHAATGLGASVAVTLMDKGLSPKLRRLGVKQYGGSGSPADLYKQQGMDGASIAATVQELLG, via the coding sequence ATGTCTCTGAAGTTTAATCCTGCTGCGTCTGAATTGACGGCTGAGGAAATCGCAACCCTGAAGGAGATGCGTACCCGCTGCGCTCGCCGCATCCTGCTGTCCACCTCGCTGGCAGCCTCCGGTCATCCGGGCGGGTCCCTGTCCTCATTGGATATGCTGCTGGTGGCCTATGGCTTGATCAACCATGATCCGGCCAATCCTCGTACAGAGGAGCGTGATCGGATGGTGGAATCCATCGGTCATATTTCACCGGGTGTGTACAGCGTATTGGCTGAGAACGGTTATTTCAGCGAAGAGGATTTTTTGATCGGCTTCCGCCGTACCGGCTCGGGTTTTCCCGGTCATGTGGAATCCATCGTGCCCGGTGTGGAATGGGATACCGGCAACCTGGGCCAAGGCCTGTCTACGGCCGTGGGTATGGCCCATGCCTTTAAGATCCAAGGCAAAAAAAATCGGGTCTTCTGTCTGATGGGGGACGGTGAGCAGCAGAAGGGTCAGATTGCTGAGGCTATTCGCCATGCGGTCAAGTATAAGCTGGATAACTTAACCGTGCTTATTGACCGAAATAAACTTCAGATTTGCGGTAATACTGAAGATATCATGCCGCAGTGCATGCAGAAGCTCTACGGCGGTCTGGGCTTTAATGCCGTGGTCGTCAAAGAGGGTCATGATTATCAGGCCCTGTATCAGGCCATGCGGGATGCCTACCGCAACATCAGCGGGGTGCCTACGGTGCTAGTCGTGAAGACCGTCATGGGTAAGGGCATTTCCTTTATGGAGAACAAGGCTAAATATCATGGCTCTCCCCTGCCTGCGGATATGTTGGCTGATGCCCTGGCTGAGCTGGGCATGGACAATGATTTTGCCCAATGGCAGGAGCGGCGCAAAGAGCCGGTGAGCACCGCGACCATTATGCCGCCTCGGGCTGATTATCCTGAGATACAGCCGGGTGCGCCCATCGTCTATGCTGCTGATGAAAAGACTGACTGCCGTTCCGGTTACGGCAATGCCCTGTTGGGCTTGGCTGAGGCCAATAATAAGCCGGGCCAGCCGCCGGTGATTGTCGGGGTGTCCTGCGATCTGGAAGGCTCAGTCAAGATGGGTGATTTTCACAAGCATTCGCCGGAAGGATACTTGGAGCTGGGTATTCAGGAGCATCATGCTGCGGCTACTGCCGGTGCCATGAGCTGTGAGAATATGGTCACCTTCTTTTCCACCTTTGGTTCCTTTGCGGTCTCTGAGGTCTATAACCAGAATCGCTTAAACGACTTTAATCACACCAATATCAAGGTGGTGGCAACTCATATAGGTCTGGATGTAGGCGAGGACGGACCTACCCATCAGTGTATCGATTACCTGGGGCTGATGAAAAACTACTTCCGTTTTTCTGCCTTTGTTCCCTGTGATCCTAATCAGACCGATCGGATTATCCGTCACATCGCCTGTGCGCCAGGAAATCATTTTGTCGGCATGGGGCGGTCCAAGATGCCGACCGTCACCAAGGAAGACGGATCGGTCTTTTTTGATGCGGATTATGTCTTCACACCGGGCAAGGCCGACTGGCTGCGTCAGGGGGCTGATGCCACCATTATCACCTATGGTGCGGTCACCCCGGCCTGTATCGAGGCTTGGCAGATCTTGAAAGATGCCGGAAAATCCGTGGGTGTACTCAATATGGCCTCCCTGATACCCATGGATGAGCAGGCTGTTGTTGATGCGGCTGCTCTTGGTCCCATTGTCACGGTGGAGGATCATCATGCAGCAACCGGCCTGGGTGCCTCTGTTGCCGTGACTCTGATGGATAAGGGGCTTTCCCCGAAACTGCGTCGCCTCGGGGTGAAGCAGTATGGCGGTTCTGGCAGTCCTGCGGATCTGTACAAACAGCAGGGTATGGACGGTGCATCCATTGCCGCCACTGTGCAGGAGCTGCTTGGCTGA
- a CDS encoding SET domain-containing protein encodes MLLVKTYLDKSLIHGVGVFAGEFIAKGSLVWKFDPLIDIIMPPEQLNELPESAKDFIVSHAVPYPFGADNYCMSLDNAQYMNHSFEHNLQPDNEGDRALVDIPEGTELTVDYFLEDHRTTADDIS; translated from the coding sequence ATGCTGTTAGTTAAAACCTATCTTGATAAAAGCCTCATTCACGGCGTAGGTGTTTTTGCCGGTGAGTTTATCGCAAAAGGAAGCCTGGTTTGGAAATTTGATCCCTTGATTGATATTATTATGCCCCCTGAGCAGCTCAACGAACTCCCGGAATCAGCAAAGGATTTTATCGTCTCCCATGCGGTTCCCTATCCCTTTGGAGCCGACAATTACTGTATGTCTCTTGATAACGCTCAGTATATGAATCATAGCTTTGAGCATAATCTTCAACCGGATAATGAGGGCGATAGGGCTCTTGTTGATATTCCTGAAGGCACTGAACTCACGGTTGATTATTTTTTAGAAGACCACCGAACTACTGCGGACGATATCTCCTGA